The Macrobrachium nipponense isolate FS-2020 chromosome 1, ASM1510439v2, whole genome shotgun sequence genome includes a window with the following:
- the LOC135220313 gene encoding IQ and AAA domain-containing protein 1-like, with product MVAQDFSDIQHCDNIMAELSLTPDDMLVPIPAYIRRDRISLITQHNNLIDDCLRRAGLEATSEDELSPLSILEAILLIQKHERAKQGRAKADHRRELLAKQERDRGRGRQQVSLEVAVVRLQAFTRGMLARKRVRQMRYDEEIFLGLRPDPTLDRSWNSKLQKVKEARYQQQEMRQRDFELTTKRIQTKIIYEDGTHLLTTMEDKIRAWMFEKKHETGKFPDLPEEEEGGSSSIVGMARPDDDSGSEKSDKKTEKERAREKDKQKKKKEEEERSVVIKPSVFAADIRASCEKYTDVWSVRDIEKNPKERPEEDMIEVEQRTRVEIEIRRQVDYLMRQELQKLKEDVDGEKRGAKKKKRMKKGGKKGKKRKEKDLTPDRTTESLFEEMVLNGIIKKVPEIRLRDLHGDINLIGSDIVAKTNYAQPAFGDIKNILTEYVVLPMGIDLVHEKAQLVKSVLLCGPRGCGKTTLVQALAHESGAILMDLTATNIVGRYPGKAGLNMLTHLIMKVGRLLQPTIVMIDAADKMFLKKVPKTDKSDPRRLKKEMPKMLKNILPEDKIIFIGISNAPWNCDVKSIASVYQKILMIQRPTYGARADLWRHLITKKGGKLTYRLDLGGLARISDGYTTGHICSVVSQVVTEQRLTKQDKAPLTAAEFVVPLSKIEPIYKEEEEAFVGWFQKTPIMKKKAKLIEEELEAQGLKGKQAKKNEAAENSKGKKGKKKKK from the exons ATGGTGGCGCAAGACTTCAGCGACATCCAACACTGCGACAACATCATGGCCGAGTTGTCGCTTACACCCGACGACATGTTGGTTCCCATACCTGCTTATATCAGAAGAGACAGGATCAGCTTAATCACACAG CACAATAACCTCATTGACGACTGCCTTCGGCGAGCTGGCTTGGAGGCCACTTCGGAAGACGAACTGTCGCCCTTGTCCATCCTGGAGGCAATCCTCCTCATCCAGAAGCACGAGAGGGCGAAGCAAGGCCGAGCCAAGGCTGACCACCGACGGGAACTTCTGGCCAAACAG GAAAGAGACAGAGGACGAGGTCGTCAGCAAGTGTCCCTCGAGGTTGCAGTAGTGCGATTGCAAGCATTCACCCGGGGAATGCTTGCCAGGAAAAGGGTCCGACAGATGAGATACGACGAGGAGATCTTTCTGGGGCTG cgtcCAGATCCTACTCTGGACCGCAGCTGGAACAGTAAGCTTCAGAAGGTGAAGGAAGCAAGATACCAACAACAGGAAATGAGACAGAGAGACTTTGAGCTTACTACCAAAAGAATCCAAACCAAGATCATCTATGAAGACGGCACTCACCTTCTTACGACAATGGAGGACAAAATACGCGCTTGGATGTTTGAGAAGAA ACATGAAACCGGCAAATTTCCTGAtctacctgaagaagaagaaggtggatCCTCGAGCATTGTGGGAATGGCGCGCCCAGACGACGATTCAGGAAGTGAGAAATCGGACAAAAAG ACTGAGAAGGAGAGAGCCAGAGAGAAGgataaacaaaagaagaagaaagaagaagaagagaggtctGTCGTCATCAAGCCGTCTGTCTTTGCCGCTGACATTCGCGCCTCTTGTGAAAAATATACGG ACGTCTGGTCCGTGAGGGACATCGAGAAGAACCCTAAGGAGCGACCCGAGGAGGACATGATCGAGGTCGAGCAGAGGACGAGGGTGGAGATTGAGATCAGGAGGCAGGTCGATTACCTCATGAggcaagaactgcagaaactgaAAGAG GATGTTGACGGCGAGAAGAGgggagcgaagaagaagaagaggatgaaaaAAGGCGGGAAAAAGggcaagaagaggaaggagaaagacTTGACGCCCGACAGAACGACCGAATCTCTGTTTGAGGAAATGGTGCTGAATG GTATAATAAAGAAGGTTCCAGAAATCCGGCTGAGAGACTTGCACGGCGACATCAACCTCATCGGGTCAGACATCGTCGCTAAAACGAACTACGCGCAGCCGGCGTTCGGCGACATCAAGAACATCCTGACGGAGTATGTCGTCCTCCCGATGG GAATTGACTTGGTTCACGAGAAGGCCCAGCTGGTGAAGAGCGTGTTGCTGTGTGGGCCGAGGGGCTGCGGGAAGACCACGCTGGTGCAGGCGCTCGCTCACGAGTCCGGCGCCATCCTCATGGACCTCACGGCCACCAACATCGTCGGGCGGTACCCCGGGAAGGCGGGACTCAACATGCTCACTCATCTAATCATGAAG GTGGGGCGTCTGTTGCAACCCACTATTGTGATGATCGATGCCGCCGATAAAATGTTTCTAAAAAAG GTACCAAAGACTGACAAGTCTGACCCAAGGCGGCTAAAGAAGGAGATGCCCAAGATGCTGAAGAACATCCTGCCGGAGGACAAAATCATCTTTATAGGCATCTCGAATGCCCCTTGGAACTGCGACGTGAAG TCTATTGCTTCTGTGTACCAAAAAATCCTCATGATCCAACGTCCAACCTATGGCGCACGCGCAGATCTGTGGCGTCATCTGATCACTAAGAAGGGAGGCAAG CTGACGTATCGCCTGGACCTGGGTGGACTGGCTCGCATCAGCGATGGGTACACAACCGGCCACATCTGCAGCGTCGTCAGTCAG GTGGTTACAGAACAGCGCTTGACCAAACAGGACAAGGCTCCTCTGACGGCTGCAGAATTTGTTGTACCTTTGAGCAAAATAGAGCCAATTTACAA GGAGGAAGAAGAAGCGTTCGTCGGTTGGTTTCAGAAGACGCCCATCATGAAGAAGAAAGCCAAACTGATCGAAGAAGAGCTGGAGGCTCAGGGCCTGAAAGGAAAACAGGCTAAGAAAAACGAGGCTGCCGAAAACTCCaagggaaagaaaggaaagaagaagaagaaataa